A genomic stretch from Falco cherrug isolate bFalChe1 chromosome 1, bFalChe1.pri, whole genome shotgun sequence includes:
- the LOC102055491 gene encoding LOW QUALITY PROTEIN: fibrinogen-like protein 1-like protein (The sequence of the model RefSeq protein was modified relative to this genomic sequence to represent the inferred CDS: substituted 1 base at 1 genomic stop codon) — protein MGFLTSPEGGXHFMFSPSFPFLAAQSLLLVCVLVLAAPGNSMHIQTLNVFKKSPSNSSASALKKTSWPKDCSEIPAGSPSGVYIIQTEGLHHLMVYCEMNAMDGGWTVIQRNRQSTEITWAESWSTYKYGFGNVHSEFWLGTEYIYQIAKQKVYRVRFVIWDAANDMKFADYNLFSLEDESHGYRLRLGTYSGTAGDAMTSDNPRNVHNNMKFSTKDLDQDTYRGNCASRSGGGWWYSACYSVQLNVKGGITWGSLCKRNCKASAILIKPALYH, from the exons ATGGGATTTCTCACCTCTCCGGAGGGAGGGTgacatttcatgttttctccatcttttccctttctagCAGCCCAGAGCCTTCTACTCGTTTGCGTGCTGGTCTTGGCTGCCCCAGGCAATTCCATGCATATACAAACCCTAAACGTCTTCAAGAAATCTCCCTCCAACAGTTCGGCGAGTGCTCTGAAGAAAACCA GTTGGCCCAAGGACTGCAGCGAGATccctgctggcagccccagTGGAGTCTACATCATCCAGACTGAAGGGCTTCACCACCTCATGGTGTACTGCGAAATGAACGCAATGGACGGTGGCTGGACGGTCATCCAGAGGAACCGGCAGAGCACGGAGATCACCTGGGCCGAGTCCTGGAGCACCTACAAGTACGGCTTTGGGAACGTGCACAGCGAGTTCTGGCTGGGCACTGAGTACATCTATCAGATCGCCAAGCAGAAGGTCTACCGGGTCAGGTTTGTCATCTGGGATGCCGCAAATGACATGAAGTTTGCAGACTACAACCTCTTCAGCCTGGAAGATGAGTCCCATGGCTACCGGCTGAGGCTGGGAACGTACTCGGGGACAGCAGGGGATGCCATGACCTCAGACAATCCCAGGAATGTGCACAACAACATGAAGTTCTCCACAAAAGATCTGGATCAGGACACTTACAGAGGGAACTGTGCCTCCCGCTCTGGAGGCGGGTGGTGGTACTCGGCATGTTATTCTGTACAGCTGAATGTCAAGGGGGGCATAACGTGGGGCAGCCTGTGCAAACGGAACTGCAAAGCTTCTGCCATCCTCATCAAACCAGCTTTATACCATTAG
- the LOC129735494 gene encoding sperm acrosome membrane-associated protein 6-like, producing the protein MGWWWVLAPWLPGNPGIKAGGLALWQWVALASWLPAVHSCLLCFGPPSQREQLCHDITGAPLKDPRHQRCLEALAQAAEPLSSVTVGSGQRDVLREIVMDALHFLEKQSKTKPFEVSLQAAVNVIWAKLSHLEKAPACVPPCGYQPAARVFQCATCRLVDCQFPLDCPVQVLRAQTDETVTLHCSVPFATLPGLPVTWMFAKDLYTQDLTLFEELQGSTEGSRILIIHDPIPGTIACSLGEVYEPLVRKYFYLNVSEGSVEDEHRLQARFRAVLHWPHSKTRLRHMLLLGLALGSMALVLLLV; encoded by the exons atggggtggtggtgggtgctggctcCCTGGCTCCCTGGAAACCCAGGCATCAAGGCAGGGGGGCTTGCCTTGTGGCAGTGGGTGGCCCTGGCATCCTGGCTCCCTGCGGTGcactcctgcctgctctgctttggGCCTCCCAGTCAGCGGGAACAGCTCTGCCATGACATTACTGGGGCCCCCCTCAAGGACCCTCGACATCAACGCTGCCTTGAGGCCCTTGCCCAGGCTGCTGAGCCACTTTCCTCTGTCACTGTGG GGTCGGGGCAGCGTGATGTACTTCGGGAGATCGTCATGGATGCCCTGCATTTTCTGGAGAAGCAGAGCAAGACGA AGCCCTTTGAGGTGTCTCTACAGGCAGCCGTCAACGTAATCTGGGCGAAGCTGAGCCATCTGGAGAAAG ctccagcctgtGTCCCGCCTTGTG GATACCAGCCAGCTGCTCGCGTCTTCCAGTGTGCTACCTGCCGCCTCGTGGACTGCCAGTTTCCCCTGGATTGCCCAG TGCAGGTCCTGCGGGCCCAAACAGATGAAACCGTCACACTGCACTGCTCTGTGCCCTTTGCCACCCTCCCTGGCCTGCCCGTTACCTGGATGTTTGCCAAGGAC ctgtaCACACAGGACCTGACACTGtttgaggagctgcagggaagcacAGAGGGATCTCGCATTCTGATCATCCATGACCCCATTCCAGGAACCATCGCCTGTTCCCTGGGGGAGGTTTATGAGCCATTGGTCCGCAAGTACTTCTACCTCAACG TATCAGAGGGAAGTGTGGAGGACGAGCACAGACTCCAGGCTCGGTTCAGAGCTGTGCTACATTGGCCCCACAGCAAGACCCGCCTGCGCCACATGCTATTGCTGGGGCTGGCACTTGGCTCCATGGCGCtcgtgctgctgctggtgtga
- the LOC106631207 gene encoding coiled-coil domain-containing protein 183-like isoform X2, producing the protein MPGRKANLSQRAQELCAAVALQGAAPWASCGDGLGRAGGSRSPRCPARYQQRLCVPQSKAGSFARSRVRKSAVGPESGSPACVRLCRRTSVPGAIASRWPRRSSRPTSMNGVNTCNMLLHQVRQRRQVREELQRRLQQLQDAAMPDKRQQAQAQAICQLEKNIEKVLLKVHTGQKVTALYLAVRDVLRKELAHLPPHLDLLCKMAELYGRELQDMDLMALEACKAADRAKEDANRTRSRILAERARMYRSRATQEVSVDTGWRKDVYQRHLRAQERHELTVDSPTPASQDQLVGTSLEAVRSQMEHEARVTQKMQQAKAALQCSRIWDIPGRLLEQQKSSADLEQCIKEGEEKKRALAERLHELELNLAKLKFHQPSNTSRVLEEELRLKLQCQEARLEDMRAQMMRSKDVLLKCEEDIDSLFVRLQGITVPGQEDPVKAMAVEEKLQHCEQKLRYLVQRVASLPHDWRSPNKDNKVRGGSIPAVAFGHPHGAFPYGPSQASSQLAGWRWRQGRAMEQLSPRWHGALQGVPRAGTSRWGSPWLGTPTSPSASNPECLPQIFAEVRNLLENTTADHPQNLRVSLEDAGSGQESLDSDDESCGLVLTREGIKKQGLLLMKSKQRGKK; encoded by the exons ATGCCGGGCCGCAAGGCAAACCTCAGCCAGCGCGCCCAGGAGCTGTGTGCCGCCGTCGCCTTGCAGGGTGCTGCCCCTTGGGCTTCTTGTGGGGACGGCCTGGGGCGGGCGGGTGGCTCTCGGTCCCCGCGTTGTCCTGCACGGTACCAACAGCGCCTTTGTGTCCCCCAGAGCAAGGCGGGAAGTTTTGCACGCAGCCGCGTGAGGAAAAGCGCAGTGGGACCAGAGAGCGGCTCCCCCGCCTGTGTGAGGCTGTGCAGGAGGACGTCCGTGCCCGGGGCCATAGCCAGCAG GTGGCCCAGGAGAAGCTCCAGGCCGACATCTATGAACGGTGTGAACACCTGCAACATGCTGCTACACCAGGTGAGGCAGCGGAGACAAGTGCGGGAGGAGCTGCAGAggcggctgcagcagctgcaggatgctgcGATGCCTGACAAGCGGCAGCAGGCACAGGCGCAG GCCATTTGccagctggagaaaaacattGAGAAGGTGCTCCTCAAAGTCCACACTGGACAGAAGGTGACTGCCCTGTACCTGGCGGTGCGGGATGTCCTGAGGAAG GAGCTGGCCCACCTGCCTCCGCACCTGGACCTCCTGTGCAAGATGGCCGAGCTGTATGGTAGGGAGCTCCAGGACATGGATCTCATGGCCTTGGAGGCCTGCAAAGCCGCTGACAGAGCCAAG GAGGACGCAAACAGGACGCGCAGCCGGATCCTTGCGGAGAGAGCGCGCATGTACCGCTCCCGGGCCACCCAGGAGGTCTCTGTAGACACAGGGTGGCGGAAGGACGTGTACCAAAGGCACCTGAGAGCG caggagaggcaCGAGCTCACCGTGGACTCCCCGACCCCGGCCTCACAGGACCAGCTCGTGG gcaCCAGTCTGGAGGCCGTCAGGTCCCAGATGGAGCACGAGGCCAGGGTCACGCAGAAGATGCAGCAGGCCAAGGCTGCGCTGCAGTGCTCCAGGATCTGG GACATACCCGGCAGGCTCCTGGAACAGCAGAAGTCCTCGGCGGACCTGGAGCAGTGCATCAAGGAGGGCGAGGAGAAGAAGCGGGCACTGGCGGAGAGGCTGCACGAGCTGGAGCTGAACCTAGCTAAGCTGAAGTTTCACCAGCCCTCCAACACAAGCAG ggtgctggaggaggagctgcGGCTGAAACTGCAGTGCCAAGAGGCTCGGCTGGAGGACATGCGGGCCCAGATGATGAGGAGCAAGGATGTTCTGCTGAAATGTGAAGAGGACATCGACAGCCTTTTCGTCCGCCTGCAGGGCATCACCGTGCCCGGCCAG GAGGATCCCGTCAAGGCCATGGCGGtggaggagaagctgcagcactgtgaGCAGAAGCTGCGCTACCTGGTGCAGCGGGTGGCCAGCCTGCCCCACGACTGGCGCAGCCCCAACAAGGACAACAAGGTGCGCGGGGGCTCCATCCCTGCTGTGGCCTTCGGGCACCCGCACGGGGCTTTCCCATACGGCCCATCCCAAGCGTCCTCCCAGCTGGCAGGATGGAGGTGGCGCCAGGGGAGAGCCatggagcagctcagcccccGGTGGCACGGGGCACTGCAGGGTGTGCCCCGCGCGGGGACCTCGAGGTGGGGCAGCCCTTGGCTTGGAACACCCACCTCCCCTTCAGCAAGTAACCCAGAGTGTCTTCCACAGATTTTTGCCGAGGTCCGTAATTTACTAGAGAACACCACTGCGGATCACCCACAGAACCTGAGGGTTTCCTTGGAGGACGCAGGCAGCGGCCAAG AGTCCTTGGATTCTGATGACGAATCCTGTGGCCTTGTCCTCACCCGGGAGGGCATCAAGAAGCAGGGGCTGCTCCTGATGAAAAGCAAGCAGCGTGGCAAGAAGTAG
- the LOC106631207 gene encoding coiled-coil domain-containing protein 183-like isoform X4 — protein sequence MPGRKANLSQRAQELCAAVALQGAAPWASCGDGLGRAGGSRSPRCPARYQQRLCVPQSKAGSFARSRVRKSAVGPESGSPACVRLCRRTSVPGAIASRWPRRSSRPTSMNGVNTCNMLLHQVRQRRQVREELQRRLQQLQDAAMPDKRQQAQAQAICQLEKNIEKVLLKVHTGQKVTALYLAVRDVLRKELAHLPPHLDLLCKMAELYGRELQDMDLMALEACKAADRAKEDANRTRSRILAERARMYRSRATQEVSVDTGWRKDVYQRHLRAQERHELTVDSPTPASQDQLVGTSLEAVRSQMEHEARVTQKMQQAKAALQCSRIWDIPGRLLEQQKSSADLEQCIKEGEEKKRALAERLHELELNLAKLKFHQPSNTSRVLEEELRLKLQCQEARLEDMRAQMMRSKDVLLKCEEDIDSLFVRLQGITVPGQEDPVKAMAVEEKLQHCEQKLRYLVQRVASLPHDWRSPNKDNKIFAEVRNLLENTTADHPQNLRVSLEDAGSGQESLDSDDESCGLVLTREGIKKQGLLLMKSKQRGKK from the exons ATGCCGGGCCGCAAGGCAAACCTCAGCCAGCGCGCCCAGGAGCTGTGTGCCGCCGTCGCCTTGCAGGGTGCTGCCCCTTGGGCTTCTTGTGGGGACGGCCTGGGGCGGGCGGGTGGCTCTCGGTCCCCGCGTTGTCCTGCACGGTACCAACAGCGCCTTTGTGTCCCCCAGAGCAAGGCGGGAAGTTTTGCACGCAGCCGCGTGAGGAAAAGCGCAGTGGGACCAGAGAGCGGCTCCCCCGCCTGTGTGAGGCTGTGCAGGAGGACGTCCGTGCCCGGGGCCATAGCCAGCAG GTGGCCCAGGAGAAGCTCCAGGCCGACATCTATGAACGGTGTGAACACCTGCAACATGCTGCTACACCAGGTGAGGCAGCGGAGACAAGTGCGGGAGGAGCTGCAGAggcggctgcagcagctgcaggatgctgcGATGCCTGACAAGCGGCAGCAGGCACAGGCGCAG GCCATTTGccagctggagaaaaacattGAGAAGGTGCTCCTCAAAGTCCACACTGGACAGAAGGTGACTGCCCTGTACCTGGCGGTGCGGGATGTCCTGAGGAAG GAGCTGGCCCACCTGCCTCCGCACCTGGACCTCCTGTGCAAGATGGCCGAGCTGTATGGTAGGGAGCTCCAGGACATGGATCTCATGGCCTTGGAGGCCTGCAAAGCCGCTGACAGAGCCAAG GAGGACGCAAACAGGACGCGCAGCCGGATCCTTGCGGAGAGAGCGCGCATGTACCGCTCCCGGGCCACCCAGGAGGTCTCTGTAGACACAGGGTGGCGGAAGGACGTGTACCAAAGGCACCTGAGAGCG caggagaggcaCGAGCTCACCGTGGACTCCCCGACCCCGGCCTCACAGGACCAGCTCGTGG gcaCCAGTCTGGAGGCCGTCAGGTCCCAGATGGAGCACGAGGCCAGGGTCACGCAGAAGATGCAGCAGGCCAAGGCTGCGCTGCAGTGCTCCAGGATCTGG GACATACCCGGCAGGCTCCTGGAACAGCAGAAGTCCTCGGCGGACCTGGAGCAGTGCATCAAGGAGGGCGAGGAGAAGAAGCGGGCACTGGCGGAGAGGCTGCACGAGCTGGAGCTGAACCTAGCTAAGCTGAAGTTTCACCAGCCCTCCAACACAAGCAG ggtgctggaggaggagctgcGGCTGAAACTGCAGTGCCAAGAGGCTCGGCTGGAGGACATGCGGGCCCAGATGATGAGGAGCAAGGATGTTCTGCTGAAATGTGAAGAGGACATCGACAGCCTTTTCGTCCGCCTGCAGGGCATCACCGTGCCCGGCCAG GAGGATCCCGTCAAGGCCATGGCGGtggaggagaagctgcagcactgtgaGCAGAAGCTGCGCTACCTGGTGCAGCGGGTGGCCAGCCTGCCCCACGACTGGCGCAGCCCCAACAAGGACAACAAG ATTTTTGCCGAGGTCCGTAATTTACTAGAGAACACCACTGCGGATCACCCACAGAACCTGAGGGTTTCCTTGGAGGACGCAGGCAGCGGCCAAG AGTCCTTGGATTCTGATGACGAATCCTGTGGCCTTGTCCTCACCCGGGAGGGCATCAAGAAGCAGGGGCTGCTCCTGATGAAAAGCAAGCAGCGTGGCAAGAAGTAG
- the LOC106631207 gene encoding coiled-coil domain-containing protein 183-like isoform X3, whose protein sequence is MPGRKANLSQRAQELCAAVALQGAAPWASCGDGLGRAGGSRSPRCPARYQQRLCVPQSKAGSFARSRVRKSAVGPESGSPACVRLCRRTSVPGAIASRWPRRSSRPTSMNGVNTCNMLLHQVRQRRQVREELQRRLQQLQDAAMPDKRQQAQAQAICQLEKNIEKVLLKVHTGQKVTALYLAVRDVLRKELAHLPPHLDLLCKMAELYGRELQDMDLMALEACKAADRAKEDANRTRSRILAERARMYRSRATQEVSVDTGWRKDVYQRHLRAQERHELTVDSPTPASQDQLVGTSLEAVRSQMEHEARVTQKMQQAKAALQCSRIWDIPGRLLEQQKSSADLEQCIKEGEEKKRALAERLHELELNLAKLKFHQPSNTSRVLEEELRLKLQCQEARLEDMRAQMMRSKDVLLKCEEDIDSLFVRLQGITVPGQEDPVKAMAVEEKLQHCEQKLRYLVQRVASLPHDWRSPNKDNKIFAEVRNLLENTTADHPQNLRVSLEDAGSGQGRRAQRGHVPQQPSQPLPVGIPGHPCLSSTVPAEPNPRAACPRCCGTRRESLGFKITWLWPPPVGCSWGRPRAFGSSLLCF, encoded by the exons ATGCCGGGCCGCAAGGCAAACCTCAGCCAGCGCGCCCAGGAGCTGTGTGCCGCCGTCGCCTTGCAGGGTGCTGCCCCTTGGGCTTCTTGTGGGGACGGCCTGGGGCGGGCGGGTGGCTCTCGGTCCCCGCGTTGTCCTGCACGGTACCAACAGCGCCTTTGTGTCCCCCAGAGCAAGGCGGGAAGTTTTGCACGCAGCCGCGTGAGGAAAAGCGCAGTGGGACCAGAGAGCGGCTCCCCCGCCTGTGTGAGGCTGTGCAGGAGGACGTCCGTGCCCGGGGCCATAGCCAGCAG GTGGCCCAGGAGAAGCTCCAGGCCGACATCTATGAACGGTGTGAACACCTGCAACATGCTGCTACACCAGGTGAGGCAGCGGAGACAAGTGCGGGAGGAGCTGCAGAggcggctgcagcagctgcaggatgctgcGATGCCTGACAAGCGGCAGCAGGCACAGGCGCAG GCCATTTGccagctggagaaaaacattGAGAAGGTGCTCCTCAAAGTCCACACTGGACAGAAGGTGACTGCCCTGTACCTGGCGGTGCGGGATGTCCTGAGGAAG GAGCTGGCCCACCTGCCTCCGCACCTGGACCTCCTGTGCAAGATGGCCGAGCTGTATGGTAGGGAGCTCCAGGACATGGATCTCATGGCCTTGGAGGCCTGCAAAGCCGCTGACAGAGCCAAG GAGGACGCAAACAGGACGCGCAGCCGGATCCTTGCGGAGAGAGCGCGCATGTACCGCTCCCGGGCCACCCAGGAGGTCTCTGTAGACACAGGGTGGCGGAAGGACGTGTACCAAAGGCACCTGAGAGCG caggagaggcaCGAGCTCACCGTGGACTCCCCGACCCCGGCCTCACAGGACCAGCTCGTGG gcaCCAGTCTGGAGGCCGTCAGGTCCCAGATGGAGCACGAGGCCAGGGTCACGCAGAAGATGCAGCAGGCCAAGGCTGCGCTGCAGTGCTCCAGGATCTGG GACATACCCGGCAGGCTCCTGGAACAGCAGAAGTCCTCGGCGGACCTGGAGCAGTGCATCAAGGAGGGCGAGGAGAAGAAGCGGGCACTGGCGGAGAGGCTGCACGAGCTGGAGCTGAACCTAGCTAAGCTGAAGTTTCACCAGCCCTCCAACACAAGCAG ggtgctggaggaggagctgcGGCTGAAACTGCAGTGCCAAGAGGCTCGGCTGGAGGACATGCGGGCCCAGATGATGAGGAGCAAGGATGTTCTGCTGAAATGTGAAGAGGACATCGACAGCCTTTTCGTCCGCCTGCAGGGCATCACCGTGCCCGGCCAG GAGGATCCCGTCAAGGCCATGGCGGtggaggagaagctgcagcactgtgaGCAGAAGCTGCGCTACCTGGTGCAGCGGGTGGCCAGCCTGCCCCACGACTGGCGCAGCCCCAACAAGGACAACAAG ATTTTTGCCGAGGTCCGTAATTTACTAGAGAACACCACTGCGGATCACCCACAGAACCTGAGGGTTTCCTTGGAGGACGCAGGCAGCGGCCAAGGTAGGAGAGCACAGCGAGGACACGTGCCACAGCAAccatcccagcccctgcccgtgGGGATTCCTGGGCATCCTTGCCTGTCTTCCACTGTCCCAGCAGAGCCCAACCCACGAGCTGCTTGTCCCAGGTGCTGTGGGACAAGGAGGGAGAGCCTTGGCTTCAAAATCACCTGGTTGTGGCCTCCTCCTGTTGGATGTTCTTGGGGGAGACCACGAGCTTTTGGCAGCTCTCTACTGTGTTTTTAA
- the LOC106631207 gene encoding coiled-coil domain-containing protein 183-like isoform X1: protein MPGRKANLSQRAQELCAAVALQGAAPWASCGDGLGRAGGSRSPRCPARYQQRLCVPQSKAGSFARSRVRKSAVGPESGSPACVRLCRRTSVPGAIASRWPRRSSRPTSMNGVNTCNMLLHQVRQRRQVREELQRRLQQLQDAAMPDKRQQAQAQAICQLEKNIEKVLLKVHTGQKVTALYLAVRDVLRKELAHLPPHLDLLCKMAELYGRELQDMDLMALEACKAADRAKEDANRTRSRILAERARMYRSRATQEVSVDTGWRKDVYQRHLRAERHELTVDSPTPASQDQLVGTSLEAVRSQMEHEARVTQKMQQAKAALQCSRIWDIPGRLLEQQKSSADLEQCIKEGEEKKRALAERLHELELNLAKLKFHQPSNTSRVLEEELRLKLQCQEARLEDMRAQMMRSKDVLLKCEEDIDSLFVRLQGITVPGQEDPVKAMAVEEKLQHCEQKLRYLVQRVASLPHDWRSPNKDNKVRGGSIPAVAFGHPHGAFPYGPSQASSQLAGWRWRQGRAMEQLSPRWHGALQGVPRAGTSRWGSPWLGTPTSPSASNPECLPQIFAEVRNLLENTTADHPQNLRVSLEDAGSGQGRRAQRGHVPQQPSQPLPVGIPGHPCLSSTVPAEPNPRAACPRCCGTRRESLGFKITWLWPPPVGCSWGRPRAFGSSLLCF, encoded by the exons ATGCCGGGCCGCAAGGCAAACCTCAGCCAGCGCGCCCAGGAGCTGTGTGCCGCCGTCGCCTTGCAGGGTGCTGCCCCTTGGGCTTCTTGTGGGGACGGCCTGGGGCGGGCGGGTGGCTCTCGGTCCCCGCGTTGTCCTGCACGGTACCAACAGCGCCTTTGTGTCCCCCAGAGCAAGGCGGGAAGTTTTGCACGCAGCCGCGTGAGGAAAAGCGCAGTGGGACCAGAGAGCGGCTCCCCCGCCTGTGTGAGGCTGTGCAGGAGGACGTCCGTGCCCGGGGCCATAGCCAGCAG GTGGCCCAGGAGAAGCTCCAGGCCGACATCTATGAACGGTGTGAACACCTGCAACATGCTGCTACACCAGGTGAGGCAGCGGAGACAAGTGCGGGAGGAGCTGCAGAggcggctgcagcagctgcaggatgctgcGATGCCTGACAAGCGGCAGCAGGCACAGGCGCAG GCCATTTGccagctggagaaaaacattGAGAAGGTGCTCCTCAAAGTCCACACTGGACAGAAGGTGACTGCCCTGTACCTGGCGGTGCGGGATGTCCTGAGGAAG GAGCTGGCCCACCTGCCTCCGCACCTGGACCTCCTGTGCAAGATGGCCGAGCTGTATGGTAGGGAGCTCCAGGACATGGATCTCATGGCCTTGGAGGCCTGCAAAGCCGCTGACAGAGCCAAG GAGGACGCAAACAGGACGCGCAGCCGGATCCTTGCGGAGAGAGCGCGCATGTACCGCTCCCGGGCCACCCAGGAGGTCTCTGTAGACACAGGGTGGCGGAAGGACGTGTACCAAAGGCACCTGAGAGCG gagaggcaCGAGCTCACCGTGGACTCCCCGACCCCGGCCTCACAGGACCAGCTCGTGG gcaCCAGTCTGGAGGCCGTCAGGTCCCAGATGGAGCACGAGGCCAGGGTCACGCAGAAGATGCAGCAGGCCAAGGCTGCGCTGCAGTGCTCCAGGATCTGG GACATACCCGGCAGGCTCCTGGAACAGCAGAAGTCCTCGGCGGACCTGGAGCAGTGCATCAAGGAGGGCGAGGAGAAGAAGCGGGCACTGGCGGAGAGGCTGCACGAGCTGGAGCTGAACCTAGCTAAGCTGAAGTTTCACCAGCCCTCCAACACAAGCAG ggtgctggaggaggagctgcGGCTGAAACTGCAGTGCCAAGAGGCTCGGCTGGAGGACATGCGGGCCCAGATGATGAGGAGCAAGGATGTTCTGCTGAAATGTGAAGAGGACATCGACAGCCTTTTCGTCCGCCTGCAGGGCATCACCGTGCCCGGCCAG GAGGATCCCGTCAAGGCCATGGCGGtggaggagaagctgcagcactgtgaGCAGAAGCTGCGCTACCTGGTGCAGCGGGTGGCCAGCCTGCCCCACGACTGGCGCAGCCCCAACAAGGACAACAAGGTGCGCGGGGGCTCCATCCCTGCTGTGGCCTTCGGGCACCCGCACGGGGCTTTCCCATACGGCCCATCCCAAGCGTCCTCCCAGCTGGCAGGATGGAGGTGGCGCCAGGGGAGAGCCatggagcagctcagcccccGGTGGCACGGGGCACTGCAGGGTGTGCCCCGCGCGGGGACCTCGAGGTGGGGCAGCCCTTGGCTTGGAACACCCACCTCCCCTTCAGCAAGTAACCCAGAGTGTCTTCCACAGATTTTTGCCGAGGTCCGTAATTTACTAGAGAACACCACTGCGGATCACCCACAGAACCTGAGGGTTTCCTTGGAGGACGCAGGCAGCGGCCAAGGTAGGAGAGCACAGCGAGGACACGTGCCACAGCAAccatcccagcccctgcccgtgGGGATTCCTGGGCATCCTTGCCTGTCTTCCACTGTCCCAGCAGAGCCCAACCCACGAGCTGCTTGTCCCAGGTGCTGTGGGACAAGGAGGGAGAGCCTTGGCTTCAAAATCACCTGGTTGTGGCCTCCTCCTGTTGGATGTTCTTGGGGGAGACCACGAGCTTTTGGCAGCTCTCTACTGTGTTTTTAA